From the Amia ocellicauda isolate fAmiCal2 chromosome 21, fAmiCal2.hap1, whole genome shotgun sequence genome, one window contains:
- the papola gene encoding poly(A) polymerase alpha isoform X1, protein MPFPVPNQVVQASQQQPKHYGITSPISLALPKEADIVLTHKLTEALKPYGVFEEELELQRRILVLGKLNTLVKEWIRDISETKNLPPSIIENVGGKIFTFGSYRLGVHTKGADIDALCVAPRHVDRSDFFSSFYEKLKEQEEVKDLRAVEEAFVPVIKLSFDGIEIDILFARLALQTIPEDLDLRDDGLLKNLDIRCIRSLNGCRVTDEILHLVPNIENFRLTLRAIKLWAKRHNIYSNILGFLGGVSWAMLVARTCQLYPNAVASTLVHKFFLVFSKWEWPNPVLLKQPEDCNLNLPVWDPRVTPSDRYHLMPIITPAYPQQNSTYNVSVSTRAVMIEEFKQGLAITDEILQNKAEWSKLFEAPNFFQKYKHYIVLLASAPTEKQHLEWVGLVESKIRILVGNLEKNEFITLAHVNPQSFPGPKEGSEKEEFSTMWVIGIVFKKMEGSENLNVDLTFDIQSFTDTVYRQAISSKMFEPDMKITAMHVKRKQLHQLLPNLVIQKRRKHSTEGVKHLNESSLDLSLDSDNSMSVPSPTAASRTCSQNRCTSPQGHSPAALVTNPLSSDPPAKLDAAGSAVTSGISNESVSQKPLAAAVPAKPSVTRVVSSTRVVNRTPPPVGTPPKPALKRSGSPLPEESPKKEKVEEDTSEKPVLGDSSPVDPDAKPTAETESGEEISPVNATPGDIKIEPDVKELDSDEKFTPPIPVAQRIPSTDLSDVPLLPANPIPVVKNSIKLRLSR, encoded by the exons ATGCCTTT tCCTGTTCCAAATCAAGTAGTGCAAGCATCCCAGCAACAGCCGAAGCACTATGGCATCACCTCTCCCATCAGTCTCGCCCTCCCCAAGGAGGCTGATATTGTTCTCACTCACAAGCTGACTGAGGCACTGAAACCCTATGGGGTTTTTGAGGAAGAGTTGGAACTGCAGCGcag AATCTTAGTCTTGGGCAAATTAAACACACTGGTTAAAGAGTGGATCAGAGACATCAGTGAAACTAAG AATTTGCCGCCATCTATAATTGAAAATGTTGGAGGGAAAATATTCACATTTGGTTCTTATAGGTTGGGCGTTCATACAAAAG GTGCTGATATTGATGCTCTCTGTGTTGCACCACGTCATGTGGACAGATCAGActtcttttcttcattttatgaAAAACTCAAAGAACAAGAGGAAGTCAAAGACTTAAGA GCTGTCGAGGAAGCATTTGTTCCAGTTATAAAATTATCATTTGATGGCATAGAG ATTGACATTTTATTTGCTCGGTTAGCATTGCAAACAATTCCTGAAGACTTGGACCTTCGAGATGATGGTTTACTCAAGAATTTAGACATTAGGTGCATAAGAAGTCTTAATG GTTGCAGAGTCACAGATGAAATCTTACATCTGGTACCAAACATTGAAAACTTTAGACTTACCCTAAGGGCTATCAAGCTGTGGGCAAAGC GTCACAACATATATTCTAACATACTTGGCTTCCTTGGTGGTGTTTCATGGGCTATGCTTGTGGCACGAACATGCCAGTTGTATCCAAATGCTGTAGCCTCTACACTTGTTCACAAGTTCTTCCTGGTGTTCTCAAAATG ggaATGGCCAAACCCAGTGCTACTGAAACAGCCTGAGGACTGCAACCTCAATCTTCCAGTTTGGGACCCTAGg GTAACTCCAAGTGACAGATACCATTTGATGCCCATCATTACACCCGCCTATCCACAGCAAAACTCCACCTATAATGTATCGGTCTCAACTCGAGCGGTTATGATTGAGGAGTTTAAACAGG GTCTTGCCATCACAGATGAAATTTTGCAGAATAAAGCAGAGTGGTCCAAACTTTTTGAAGCACCAAACTTCTTTCAAAAATACAA GCATTATATTGTGTTGCTAGCAAGTGCACCCACAGAAAAGCAGCACCTGGAGTG GGTTGGTCTGGTGGAATCAAAAATCAGAATCTTGGTTGGAAATTTGGAGAAGAATGAGTTCATCACCCTCGCACATGTCAATCCTCAGTCATTCCCCGGTCCCAAGGAGGGCAGCGAGAA GGAAGAATTCAGCACAATGTGGGTCATAGGGATCGTGTTTAAGAAAATGGAGGGCTCTGAGAACCTCAACGTGGATCTGACGTTCGACATTCAGTCTTTCACTGACACAG TTTACAGGCAAGCAATAAGTAGTAAAATGTTTGAGCCTGATATGAAAATTACAGCAATGCATGTAAAGAGGAAACAACTACATCAACTACTGCCAAACTTAGTCATACAGAAGAGAAGAAAG caCTCGACGGAGGGCGTAAAGCACCTGaacgagagcagcctggacctgTCTCTGGACAGTGACAACAGCATGTCCGTGCCTTCGCCCACTGCTGCGTCGAGGACCTGCTCACAGAACCGCTGCACCAGCCCCCAGGG GCACAGCCCAGCAGCATTAGTGACCAACCCCCTGTCCTCTGACCCGCCGGCCAAGTTAGACGCTGCAGGAAGTGCCGTGACCTCAG GAATATCCAATGAGAGTGTTTCCCAGAAGCCCTTGGCCGCCGCCGTGCCCGCAAAGCCCAGTGTGACCCGGGTGGTGTCGTCCACGCGTGTGGTAAACCGCACCCCTCCTCCCGTGGGAACCCCACCAAAACCTGCGCTGAAGAGATCGGGATCTCCCCTGCCAGAGGAGAGCCCCAAGAAGGAGAAAGTAGAGGAG gaCACTTCAGAAAAACCTGTGTTGGGAGACAGCAGTCCAGTAGATCCCGATGCGAAGCCCACTGCGGAGACGGAG AGTGGAGAAGAAATAAGTCCTGTTAATGCAActccaggagacataaaaatcGAGCCGGATGTAAAG GAGCTGGATTCAGATGAAAAGTTCACTCCACCGATTCCTGTTGCACAG AGAATCCCCAGCACCGACCTCTCCGACGTCCCCCTTCTCCCGGCCAATCCCATTCCAGTGGTGAAGAACTCAATTAAGTTGAGACTAAGTAGGTAG
- the papola gene encoding poly(A) polymerase alpha isoform X2 yields the protein MPFPVPNQVVQASQQQPKHYGITSPISLALPKEADIVLTHKLTEALKPYGVFEEELELQRRILVLGKLNTLVKEWIRDISETKNLPPSIIENVGGKIFTFGSYRLGVHTKGADIDALCVAPRHVDRSDFFSSFYEKLKEQEEVKDLRAVEEAFVPVIKLSFDGIEIDILFARLALQTIPEDLDLRDDGLLKNLDIRCIRSLNGCRVTDEILHLVPNIENFRLTLRAIKLWAKRHNIYSNILGFLGGVSWAMLVARTCQLYPNAVASTLVHKFFLVFSKWEWPNPVLLKQPEDCNLNLPVWDPRVTPSDRYHLMPIITPAYPQQNSTYNVSVSTRAVMIEEFKQGLAITDEILQNKAEWSKLFEAPNFFQKYKHYIVLLASAPTEKQHLEWVGLVESKIRILVGNLEKNEFITLAHVNPQSFPGPKEGSEKEEFSTMWVIGIVFKKMEGSENLNVDLTFDIQSFTDTVYRQAISSKMFEPDMKITAMHVKRKQLHQLLPNLVIQKRRKHSTEGVKHLNESSLDLSLDSDNSMSVPSPTAASRTCSQNRCTSPQGHSPAALVTNPLSSDPPAKLDAAGSAVTSGISNESVSQKPLAAAVPAKPSVTRVVSSTRVVNRTPPPVGTPPKPALKRSGSPLPEESPKKEKVEEDTSEKPVLGDSSPVDPDAKPTAETESGEEISPVNATPGDIKIEPDVKELDSDEKFTPPIPVAQYSRKNKC from the exons ATGCCTTT tCCTGTTCCAAATCAAGTAGTGCAAGCATCCCAGCAACAGCCGAAGCACTATGGCATCACCTCTCCCATCAGTCTCGCCCTCCCCAAGGAGGCTGATATTGTTCTCACTCACAAGCTGACTGAGGCACTGAAACCCTATGGGGTTTTTGAGGAAGAGTTGGAACTGCAGCGcag AATCTTAGTCTTGGGCAAATTAAACACACTGGTTAAAGAGTGGATCAGAGACATCAGTGAAACTAAG AATTTGCCGCCATCTATAATTGAAAATGTTGGAGGGAAAATATTCACATTTGGTTCTTATAGGTTGGGCGTTCATACAAAAG GTGCTGATATTGATGCTCTCTGTGTTGCACCACGTCATGTGGACAGATCAGActtcttttcttcattttatgaAAAACTCAAAGAACAAGAGGAAGTCAAAGACTTAAGA GCTGTCGAGGAAGCATTTGTTCCAGTTATAAAATTATCATTTGATGGCATAGAG ATTGACATTTTATTTGCTCGGTTAGCATTGCAAACAATTCCTGAAGACTTGGACCTTCGAGATGATGGTTTACTCAAGAATTTAGACATTAGGTGCATAAGAAGTCTTAATG GTTGCAGAGTCACAGATGAAATCTTACATCTGGTACCAAACATTGAAAACTTTAGACTTACCCTAAGGGCTATCAAGCTGTGGGCAAAGC GTCACAACATATATTCTAACATACTTGGCTTCCTTGGTGGTGTTTCATGGGCTATGCTTGTGGCACGAACATGCCAGTTGTATCCAAATGCTGTAGCCTCTACACTTGTTCACAAGTTCTTCCTGGTGTTCTCAAAATG ggaATGGCCAAACCCAGTGCTACTGAAACAGCCTGAGGACTGCAACCTCAATCTTCCAGTTTGGGACCCTAGg GTAACTCCAAGTGACAGATACCATTTGATGCCCATCATTACACCCGCCTATCCACAGCAAAACTCCACCTATAATGTATCGGTCTCAACTCGAGCGGTTATGATTGAGGAGTTTAAACAGG GTCTTGCCATCACAGATGAAATTTTGCAGAATAAAGCAGAGTGGTCCAAACTTTTTGAAGCACCAAACTTCTTTCAAAAATACAA GCATTATATTGTGTTGCTAGCAAGTGCACCCACAGAAAAGCAGCACCTGGAGTG GGTTGGTCTGGTGGAATCAAAAATCAGAATCTTGGTTGGAAATTTGGAGAAGAATGAGTTCATCACCCTCGCACATGTCAATCCTCAGTCATTCCCCGGTCCCAAGGAGGGCAGCGAGAA GGAAGAATTCAGCACAATGTGGGTCATAGGGATCGTGTTTAAGAAAATGGAGGGCTCTGAGAACCTCAACGTGGATCTGACGTTCGACATTCAGTCTTTCACTGACACAG TTTACAGGCAAGCAATAAGTAGTAAAATGTTTGAGCCTGATATGAAAATTACAGCAATGCATGTAAAGAGGAAACAACTACATCAACTACTGCCAAACTTAGTCATACAGAAGAGAAGAAAG caCTCGACGGAGGGCGTAAAGCACCTGaacgagagcagcctggacctgTCTCTGGACAGTGACAACAGCATGTCCGTGCCTTCGCCCACTGCTGCGTCGAGGACCTGCTCACAGAACCGCTGCACCAGCCCCCAGGG GCACAGCCCAGCAGCATTAGTGACCAACCCCCTGTCCTCTGACCCGCCGGCCAAGTTAGACGCTGCAGGAAGTGCCGTGACCTCAG GAATATCCAATGAGAGTGTTTCCCAGAAGCCCTTGGCCGCCGCCGTGCCCGCAAAGCCCAGTGTGACCCGGGTGGTGTCGTCCACGCGTGTGGTAAACCGCACCCCTCCTCCCGTGGGAACCCCACCAAAACCTGCGCTGAAGAGATCGGGATCTCCCCTGCCAGAGGAGAGCCCCAAGAAGGAGAAAGTAGAGGAG gaCACTTCAGAAAAACCTGTGTTGGGAGACAGCAGTCCAGTAGATCCCGATGCGAAGCCCACTGCGGAGACGGAG AGTGGAGAAGAAATAAGTCCTGTTAATGCAActccaggagacataaaaatcGAGCCGGATGTAAAG GAGCTGGATTCAGATGAAAAGTTCACTCCACCGATTCCTGTTGCACAG tattcaaGGAAGAATAAGTGTTGA